In Sporosarcina psychrophila, a genomic segment contains:
- a CDS encoding glycine betaine ABC transporter substrate-binding protein: protein MTLLKKITGFGTAALLAFGLAACNSDDAKNDDEQTSGTKTTAGDSVDHTITGIDPGSGHMELTARALKEYDLTDWNLTSGSGAAMTAALKRAYDKEVPIIITAWSPHWMFLKFDLKYLEDPKLVYGDSEEIHSITRMGMKDDFPEAYTIFQRFNWDIEDMSEIMVAIEDGVKPEEAAQTWIDDNQDKVAEWTDGVANVDGDTLKLVYAPWDSEIASHNMMKLVLEDKGYKVELSMVEPGPMFSAIADGSADATFAAWLPITHKTYLDKFDGKFEDVGINMVNVKQGLAVPTYMEDINSIDDLKK from the coding sequence ATGACACTTTTAAAAAAGATAACTGGATTTGGAACAGCTGCACTTTTGGCATTCGGACTTGCAGCATGCAACAGTGATGATGCAAAAAACGACGATGAGCAAACATCAGGAACAAAAACAACGGCCGGTGACTCTGTTGACCACACAATTACAGGGATTGATCCCGGTTCAGGACATATGGAATTAACGGCAAGAGCACTTAAAGAATATGATCTGACAGATTGGAATCTCACTTCGGGCTCTGGTGCCGCGATGACAGCTGCTTTGAAAAGAGCTTATGATAAAGAAGTACCAATTATCATAACAGCTTGGAGTCCGCACTGGATGTTTCTAAAATTCGACTTAAAATATTTAGAGGATCCTAAACTAGTCTATGGTGATTCTGAAGAAATTCATTCAATTACTCGAATGGGAATGAAAGATGACTTCCCTGAAGCTTACACGATTTTCCAACGCTTCAACTGGGACATAGAGGATATGAGCGAAATTATGGTCGCGATTGAAGACGGGGTAAAGCCTGAAGAAGCAGCCCAAACATGGATTGACGACAATCAAGACAAAGTAGCAGAGTGGACAGATGGCGTGGCTAACGTGGATGGAGATACCCTCAAGCTCGTCTATGCGCCCTGGGATAGTGAAATCGCAAGTCATAATATGATGAAACTTGTTCTTGAAGATAAGGGTTATAAAGTCGAATTATCGATGGTAGAACCAGGTCCAATGTTCTCAGCTATCGCTGATGGAAGTGCAGATGCAACATTTGCTGCTTGGTTACCTATCACCCATAAAACCTATCTAGATAAATTTGATGGTAAATTCGAAGATGTTGGTATTAATATGGTGAACGTCAAACAGGGACTAGCTGTACCAACCTATATGGAAGATATCAATTCCATTGATGATTTAAAGAAATAA